A window from Fibrobacter sp. UWB11 encodes these proteins:
- a CDS encoding nitrilase-related carbon-nitrogen hydrolase: MLKVYLIQMDSAKGSKSENLDRAKAMILDTHPAEGSLILLPEMFATGYIPANLAAAAEDFSTNTAGETARMLSEIADATNCTIMGAGITRASSGYFNHVSIYAPHTPKEFCGYNKMNLFFPEKESFKAGENINLFKLKEIPSPYADHAHISAKALSDQRDQVGNDNKAESVSWTIASFICYDLRFPEIFREVTKKGANLITIQAAWPAKRRAHWETLLKARAIENQVYIAAVNAVSTAPNAPTPLAGTSLIISPNGDIIAEGSTQSEMIITTELDLQAERNYRKSFPVLDGIVPPDLI, translated from the coding sequence ATGCTTAAAGTTTATTTAATCCAAATGGATAGCGCAAAAGGCTCCAAGTCCGAAAATTTAGACCGAGCAAAGGCTATGATTCTTGACACCCACCCCGCCGAAGGGAGCCTTATCCTATTGCCCGAAATGTTCGCCACGGGCTACATCCCCGCAAACCTAGCAGCCGCTGCCGAAGACTTTAGCACCAATACCGCGGGCGAAACCGCACGTATGCTTTCCGAGATTGCCGACGCCACAAACTGCACCATCATGGGTGCAGGCATCACTCGCGCATCTAGCGGTTATTTCAACCATGTAAGCATTTACGCCCCGCACACGCCCAAAGAGTTCTGCGGATACAACAAGATGAACTTGTTCTTCCCTGAAAAAGAAAGCTTTAAAGCGGGCGAAAATATTAATTTATTTAAATTAAAGGAGATTCCCTCCCCATACGCGGATCATGCTCACATAAGTGCTAAAGCACTAAGTGATCAAAGAGATCAAGTCGGGAATGACAATAAGGCAGAATCTGTAAGCTGGACAATAGCTTCATTTATCTGCTACGACTTGCGGTTCCCCGAGATTTTCCGCGAAGTAACCAAAAAAGGCGCAAATTTAATCACGATCCAAGCAGCGTGGCCCGCCAAAAGACGCGCCCACTGGGAAACGCTCCTCAAGGCTCGTGCTATCGAAAACCAGGTCTACATTGCAGCCGTAAATGCCGTAAGCACCGCACCCAATGCCCCAACCCCGCTTGCTGGTACATCCCTCATCATTTCACCAAACGGTGATATAATTGCCGAAGGATCCACTCAAAGCGAAATGATTATTACTACCGAACTAGACTTGCAAGCCGAAAGAAATTACCGCAAATCATTCCCCGTACTCGACGGAATAGTCCCTCCAGATTTGATTTAA
- a CDS encoding DUF349 domain-containing protein has product MSFFDAFKPKWQNSNPAKRIEAIADLDELTSQDIVERVALSDDNVEVRIAAINKLAIIKTLQEISKNDSDSSVRRLAETRAFEEIVKKLKDFKESNLNDEVRGYIEAVKDTRYAEDVLKATDNLTIKRELVKLCNKQSLLAQIATRDSSEEIAMAAADRVVSESLQADLIKNSKHVSVRKKISDKVRTKKEAEDNGKKALELLQSKREALIKQAHFLAAQKDAIATKPQFDALMTEANALGMGDLAGSLNEIYDSFNKFYDEANAAKRAAENAEAEKQAKIAHLTETLAELEGMLEANTTEENAERVNAIVEEWTASKSIMDAASIKRFNNAYFKTQEAKKIVLPTAESENACEEEIAARKSLLERLQALSETEIDENTGKHLHAIVREWEKLDLLEGDDPILQAYNALRTKLNELISAFNEKAQKVVEENSKKLRTLIERIQNIDENQEFREIHKILRDTYQEWKEIVGEQKFKYHDLWQEYKIATSRFQEMQQWENWHNEKDRDTIIDEMTALSKEAPSQDVLAKFRELCSKWREIGPISAAKFQDYRDRFQALVDKVKENCAPFIEEQNAERQKNLVDKEALCQKVEELVANAEIFWKDKFKAVQEIQENWKNIGMVPKEAFAALNKRFKDAVNAFYAQHKENVKREDDSREANYEKKVALCIEAEAIKDSTDWNATSTKLKQLQDAWKATGPVPKSKSDEIWTRFRTACDSFFDKKRNHFEEMDAAKQKNLEQKQAICEKLEALDLNNVTPEIIEAYKTIEAEWKTIGMVPKDAVESINERYSAIVNKIVAKMAETDPELQAKIAEIKKKKQDSIEKVRQFAESAGSNQLADAVRDIQKEWVTLGSCGNDDAELQKAFRDVCDDFFTRRRDQLDIQEQARQNNLQKKILLCEQAEDLLTDLNESTVVASMNKVKHFRRLWKEVGAVPREHSEKIWKRFNTACDQVFAFGRKDEKKEEAPAAATTEA; this is encoded by the coding sequence ATGAGCTTTTTTGACGCATTTAAACCGAAATGGCAAAATTCCAACCCAGCAAAGCGCATCGAAGCGATTGCCGACTTGGATGAACTCACTAGTCAAGATATTGTCGAACGAGTGGCCCTTTCTGATGATAATGTCGAAGTGAGAATAGCTGCAATTAATAAACTTGCAATTATTAAGACACTTCAGGAAATTTCTAAAAACGATAGTGACTCTAGCGTACGCCGTTTGGCAGAAACAAGAGCATTCGAAGAAATTGTCAAAAAGCTGAAAGACTTTAAAGAATCGAATTTGAACGACGAAGTCCGCGGTTATATCGAAGCCGTCAAGGACACGCGTTACGCCGAAGACGTCCTTAAGGCTACAGACAACTTAACAATCAAGAGAGAATTGGTCAAGCTTTGCAATAAGCAATCGCTCCTTGCCCAAATCGCAACTCGTGATTCTAGTGAAGAAATTGCAATGGCCGCTGCAGACCGCGTGGTTTCTGAATCTCTGCAAGCAGACCTCATCAAGAATTCCAAGCACGTTTCTGTCCGCAAGAAGATTTCGGATAAAGTTCGTACAAAGAAAGAAGCTGAAGACAACGGCAAAAAGGCTTTGGAACTTTTGCAGAGCAAGCGTGAAGCATTGATCAAGCAAGCCCACTTCCTTGCAGCTCAAAAAGACGCCATTGCAACGAAGCCGCAGTTCGACGCCCTTATGACCGAAGCGAACGCACTTGGCATGGGCGACCTTGCAGGCTCACTCAACGAAATTTACGACAGCTTCAACAAGTTCTACGACGAAGCAAATGCCGCCAAGAGAGCCGCTGAAAATGCCGAAGCCGAAAAGCAGGCCAAGATAGCCCACTTGACGGAAACGCTTGCAGAGCTCGAAGGCATGCTTGAAGCAAATACGACGGAAGAAAACGCAGAACGCGTGAACGCCATTGTCGAAGAATGGACCGCTAGCAAATCCATCATGGATGCAGCCTCCATCAAGCGTTTCAACAACGCCTACTTCAAGACTCAAGAAGCAAAGAAAATTGTACTCCCGACTGCAGAATCCGAAAACGCTTGCGAAGAAGAAATTGCAGCACGCAAGAGCCTTCTCGAACGTCTCCAGGCTCTCTCCGAAACGGAAATTGACGAGAACACCGGCAAGCACTTGCACGCTATCGTCCGCGAATGGGAAAAGCTCGACCTTCTCGAAGGCGATGACCCGATTCTCCAGGCATACAATGCCCTGCGCACCAAGTTGAACGAACTCATCTCTGCATTCAACGAAAAGGCACAGAAGGTCGTCGAAGAAAATTCCAAGAAACTCCGCACACTCATCGAACGCATCCAGAACATCGACGAGAATCAGGAATTCCGCGAAATCCATAAGATTCTCCGCGACACCTACCAGGAATGGAAGGAAATCGTCGGCGAACAGAAATTCAAATATCACGATCTTTGGCAGGAATACAAGATTGCCACATCCCGCTTCCAGGAAATGCAACAGTGGGAAAACTGGCACAACGAAAAGGACCGCGATACAATCATTGACGAGATGACCGCACTTTCTAAGGAAGCTCCGAGCCAGGACGTTTTGGCCAAGTTCCGCGAGCTCTGCAGCAAGTGGCGTGAAATCGGCCCCATCTCTGCAGCCAAGTTCCAAGATTACAGAGACCGTTTCCAGGCCTTGGTCGATAAGGTCAAAGAAAACTGCGCTCCGTTCATCGAAGAACAGAATGCAGAACGCCAGAAAAACCTCGTTGACAAGGAAGCCCTTTGCCAGAAGGTCGAAGAACTCGTTGCCAACGCCGAAATTTTTTGGAAGGACAAGTTCAAGGCCGTTCAGGAAATTCAGGAAAACTGGAAGAACATCGGCATGGTTCCAAAGGAAGCCTTTGCGGCGCTCAACAAGCGTTTCAAGGATGCCGTGAACGCCTTCTACGCCCAGCATAAAGAAAATGTAAAGCGCGAAGATGACAGCCGCGAAGCCAACTACGAAAAGAAGGTCGCTCTCTGCATCGAAGCCGAAGCCATCAAGGATTCGACCGATTGGAACGCAACCTCCACCAAGCTCAAACAGTTGCAGGATGCATGGAAGGCAACCGGTCCTGTTCCGAAGAGCAAGTCCGACGAGATTTGGACCCGCTTCCGCACCGCATGCGATTCATTTTTCGATAAGAAGCGCAACCACTTCGAAGAAATGGATGCCGCTAAGCAGAAGAATCTCGAACAAAAGCAAGCCATTTGCGAAAAGCTCGAAGCTCTCGACTTGAACAACGTGACTCCGGAAATCATCGAAGCATACAAGACCATCGAAGCCGAATGGAAGACTATCGGCATGGTCCCGAAGGATGCCGTCGAATCTATCAATGAACGTTACAGCGCAATTGTCAACAAGATTGTTGCCAAGATGGCTGAAACCGATCCGGAACTTCAAGCCAAGATTGCCGAAATCAAGAAGAAAAAGCAAGACTCCATCGAAAAGGTTCGTCAGTTTGCCGAAAGTGCAGGCTCCAACCAGCTCGCCGATGCCGTTCGCGACATCCAGAAGGAATGGGTTACGCTGGGTTCTTGCGGTAACGACGATGCTGAACTCCAGAAGGCATTCCGCGATGTTTGCGATGACTTCTTCACCCGCCGCCGTGACCAGCTCGACATTCAGGAACAGGCTCGCCAGAACAACTTGCAGAAGAAGATTCTCCTCTGCGAACAGGCCGAAGACTTGCTCACTGACTTGAACGAATCTACAGTCGTGGCCTCGATGAACAAGGTCAAGCATTTCCGCCGCTTGTGGAAAGAAGTCGGTGCCGTTCCTCGTGAACACTCCGAAAAAATCTGGAAGCGCTTCAACACGGCATGCGATCAGGTGTTTGCATTCGGCCGCAAGGACGAAAAGAAGGAAGAAGCTCCGGCAGCAGCAACTACCGAAGCATAG
- a CDS encoding L-threonylcarbamoyladenylate synthase has translation MKFPPWTSVSEAARLLKEGEVVAIPTETVYGLAGNAFEPKALAKIFAAKERPTFDPLIVHIADIAQLTDIAKDIPDSAYKLAEAYWPGPMTIILPKKDCIPDLCTSALPSVAVRFPSHPIAQAIIKESGLPLAAPSANLFKHVSPTTAEHVAAQLADRIAGIVDGGPCSVGVESSIISLVGEPTVMRPGAITPEMFKAILGEVKIKESTSKPGQPMLAPGQCDTHYRPQVPLYYGEIPAGYTLPEHTVRIAFGTQPGPIPATVNLSATGDMVEATSKLYAFMHDLDDPKYDLILVDPIPNTGVGMALNDRLKRASIKRL, from the coding sequence ATGAAATTCCCGCCATGGACAAGTGTAAGCGAAGCTGCCCGCCTCCTCAAGGAAGGCGAAGTCGTCGCCATCCCGACAGAAACGGTTTACGGCCTCGCCGGCAACGCATTCGAACCTAAAGCACTAGCGAAGATTTTTGCTGCCAAGGAACGCCCCACGTTCGATCCGCTGATTGTCCACATTGCAGATATCGCCCAGCTGACCGACATCGCAAAAGACATTCCCGATAGTGCCTACAAGCTCGCCGAAGCCTATTGGCCGGGCCCGATGACGATTATCCTTCCCAAGAAGGACTGCATCCCCGACCTTTGCACAAGCGCCCTTCCCTCCGTGGCCGTGCGCTTCCCGAGCCATCCGATTGCGCAGGCAATCATCAAGGAATCAGGGCTCCCGCTGGCAGCCCCGAGCGCAAACCTCTTTAAGCACGTGAGCCCCACGACCGCAGAGCACGTAGCTGCTCAGCTTGCAGACCGCATCGCGGGAATCGTCGATGGCGGCCCCTGCTCCGTTGGCGTCGAAAGTTCCATCATCTCGCTTGTTGGTGAACCGACCGTGATGCGTCCAGGCGCCATCACACCCGAGATGTTCAAAGCCATCCTCGGTGAAGTGAAAATCAAGGAATCTACATCAAAGCCAGGCCAGCCAATGCTTGCCCCCGGCCAATGCGACACGCATTACCGCCCGCAAGTCCCGCTTTACTACGGCGAAATTCCAGCAGGCTACACGCTCCCCGAGCACACCGTGCGCATTGCATTCGGTACACAGCCGGGTCCGATTCCTGCTACTGTAAACTTGTCTGCTACAGGCGACATGGTCGAAGCAACATCCAAGCTTTACGCATTCATGCACGACCTTGATGACCCGAAATACGACTTGATTCTCGTGGACCCCATCCCGAACACAGGCGTTGGCATGGCTCTAAACGACCGCCTGAAACGCGCAAGCATAAAGAGGCTTTAG
- a CDS encoding M15 family metallopeptidase — protein sequence MKFLLIIFFFAVLSFGHETDSLFVPPKPEKPLRFCTSAKKWIDYATHDSNLVEITYMRGIRMDLRYATFNNVTGHDMYCGIQRAFMHKDGLPKLKRAISIISKELPGYSLVIFDAARPMYAQSVLKQSVAGTPYSHFVSSGKTGGLHNYGLALDLGLADSTGNLLDMGADFDSFERCAGAVGEADALKSGRLTQQQIDNRNLLRNIMKRAGWVMLSSEWWHFNAFTRAYTKEHYPLFPI from the coding sequence ATGAAATTCCTTTTAATCATTTTCTTTTTTGCAGTTCTGTCATTCGGGCATGAGACGGACTCCTTGTTTGTGCCGCCGAAGCCCGAAAAGCCATTGCGCTTTTGCACATCTGCAAAAAAGTGGATTGACTACGCAACGCACGATTCTAATTTGGTCGAAATCACGTACATGCGTGGCATCCGTATGGACTTGCGCTACGCAACGTTTAACAATGTGACCGGTCATGACATGTATTGCGGCATCCAGCGTGCTTTTATGCATAAGGATGGCCTGCCTAAATTGAAGCGTGCAATTTCTATTATCTCGAAGGAATTGCCGGGTTATTCTCTTGTAATTTTTGATGCGGCGCGCCCGATGTATGCGCAATCGGTTCTGAAACAATCTGTGGCGGGAACGCCTTACAGCCATTTCGTTTCGTCGGGCAAGACGGGCGGGCTCCACAATTACGGGCTTGCGCTTGATTTAGGGCTAGCCGATAGCACTGGCAATTTGCTGGATATGGGAGCCGACTTTGATTCGTTTGAACGTTGTGCGGGTGCAGTGGGCGAGGCTGATGCTTTAAAGTCCGGGCGCCTCACGCAACAGCAAATCGATAACCGCAACTTGCTCCGCAATATCATGAAGCGTGCGGGGTGGGTGATGCTCTCTAGCGAATGGTGGCATTTTAACGCATTCACGCGGGCGTATACCAAGGAACACTACCCGCTGTTCCCTATTTAG
- a CDS encoding phosphotransferase, producing the protein MNLIKHFSKQRWFMGKNRTITNMEVLDSTEAGGTRIKLIKVSFDDGESDIYTFIDDENAVGKILEDAFLDGSQQSVFSGDSGFFSFRITAPLPKVPLTNIKPVSKEQSNSAFCAPGKYFFKLYRRLEPGLHPEAEILEAMNKADSRRVPRLYAVCNYKAKGGEVYTWGILEEHFADAKDAWNEFCNNMDSTDAFQLGMSTAQMHESLKPLSGPKYSNIEPPFDKLELLLKNSTDTEYAPQLREHLAELRIRYSDLLRETFSDKTIKKQRIHGDYHLGQVLITQSANGTKHFEMIDFEGEPTRSLDYRRTIRSPAVDIAGMLRSFAYAGAVAKVDPSEAQQAFITGYSKVSGISIDAIEKESKPYILAKAIYEACYELEFRPDWFWIPAKALLEL; encoded by the coding sequence ATGAACCTTATCAAACATTTTAGCAAACAACGTTGGTTCATGGGGAAAAACAGAACCATCACCAACATGGAAGTACTCGATTCCACGGAAGCCGGCGGCACACGAATCAAGCTAATCAAGGTTTCGTTCGATGATGGCGAAAGCGATATTTACACGTTCATCGATGACGAAAACGCCGTCGGAAAAATTCTCGAAGACGCATTCCTAGACGGCTCTCAGCAATCGGTATTCTCCGGTGATTCAGGCTTTTTCTCGTTCCGGATTACAGCGCCGCTCCCTAAAGTTCCTCTTACAAATATCAAGCCCGTTTCGAAAGAACAGAGCAATTCAGCCTTTTGCGCACCCGGTAAATATTTCTTTAAACTTTACCGCCGACTTGAACCGGGATTACATCCCGAAGCCGAAATTCTAGAAGCTATGAACAAGGCCGACAGCCGCCGCGTGCCGAGACTTTACGCCGTCTGTAATTACAAAGCAAAAGGTGGTGAAGTTTACACCTGGGGAATCCTCGAAGAACATTTTGCAGATGCCAAAGACGCTTGGAATGAATTTTGCAACAACATGGATAGTACCGATGCATTCCAACTCGGCATGTCCACCGCACAAATGCACGAAAGCCTAAAGCCGCTGAGTGGCCCCAAATACAGCAACATCGAGCCACCCTTCGACAAACTAGAACTATTGCTCAAAAATTCAACGGATACCGAGTACGCCCCACAACTGCGGGAACATCTTGCAGAACTGCGTATCCGTTATAGCGACTTGCTCCGCGAGACATTCAGCGACAAGACTATAAAGAAACAGCGCATCCATGGGGATTACCACCTGGGTCAGGTGCTTATCACACAAAGCGCCAACGGCACAAAGCATTTCGAGATGATTGACTTCGAGGGCGAACCCACGCGCAGCCTCGACTACAGACGCACCATCCGTTCCCCCGCGGTCGATATTGCAGGGATGCTCCGCAGTTTTGCCTATGCAGGCGCCGTTGCAAAAGTGGATCCGAGTGAAGCACAACAAGCATTTATTACGGGGTATTCCAAAGTTTCTGGGATTTCTATCGATGCCA
- a CDS encoding DUF6544 family protein has translation MKKKFMTILIIIGAIILLLAIWFNIPYSPVKTQFQNDVAARLQSSAATAGPLDFTDIARLPPLIQKYLETSGYIGKERRTHLIMEYKNVDFGMGVNKPRIKIDYTHVDFADSPDRLAFIDSKMFGIPFQGYDYYMNGKGGMKGVLAKFVTLFDQTGPEMDKACLITYLAEAFFLPEALLKDFITFKQIDNHTIEATITNKGVTATGVFHFNDAYEMTSFTTNDRGQISPDGTTEYTPWEAQCENYKTYSDGIKRPTVFRAVWKNKDRDFVYFDGEISKVNGAEVK, from the coding sequence ATGAAGAAAAAATTTATGACCATTTTGATTATCATCGGCGCCATCATTTTGCTATTGGCGATTTGGTTCAACATTCCCTATTCGCCCGTCAAGACACAGTTTCAGAACGATGTTGCAGCAAGGTTGCAAAGTTCCGCAGCAACCGCCGGGCCGCTAGATTTCACGGACATAGCGCGCCTCCCTCCCCTCATTCAAAAATATCTGGAAACGAGTGGTTACATCGGCAAAGAAAGGCGTACGCACTTAATCATGGAATACAAAAATGTCGATTTCGGCATGGGCGTAAACAAGCCGCGAATCAAAATCGATTACACGCATGTGGACTTTGCCGATTCTCCGGACAGGCTCGCCTTTATCGACAGCAAAATGTTCGGCATCCCATTCCAAGGCTACGATTACTACATGAACGGCAAAGGCGGCATGAAGGGCGTCCTCGCAAAGTTCGTTACACTATTCGACCAAACCGGCCCAGAAATGGACAAGGCTTGCCTCATCACTTATCTCGCCGAAGCATTCTTTTTGCCTGAAGCGCTCCTAAAAGATTTCATCACGTTCAAGCAAATTGACAACCACACCATCGAAGCGACAATCACAAACAAAGGCGTAACTGCAACCGGAGTTTTCCATTTCAATGACGCTTACGAAATGACCTCGTTTACAACAAACGACCGCGGTCAAATTTCACCCGACGGAACCACCGAATACACCCCGTGGGAAGCGCAATGCGAAAACTACAAAACCTATTCCGATGGCATCAAGCGCCCCACCGTTTTCCGCGCAGTATGGAAAAATAAAGACAGAGACTTCGTCTATTTCGACGGAGAAATCAGCAAAGTGAATGGAGCTGAGGTAAAGTAA
- the priA gene encoding primosomal protein N': MAKRIPKTSAPEMVKERCNAALLSCFCEVYIPLSPSIFIYGVPEGANIVRGSVVWVQLAHRKPTLALVSRVHSEKPNFDVRYACPHESGFVFSERYMESLEWMAKYYVSTPMRALNVFWPADFDKFLDALLAQKNAEPRGEALSDGPKLEVCSDLPPLTDEQRTALASLVEDLDKEGFRGTLLHGVTGSGKTRVYQELVREALNRNKRVLILVPEIGLTPQTASRFEDFLKVPVVVLHSALSAPQKRAGYLAVLDGSAQVVLGTRSAILSPFDFDVVILDEEHDSSFKQQDPAPRYHTRDLAFHLAQKYGALVVLGSATPCLETYRNAKAGNLKLLTLKNRATAAPLPEVTIVDMGKVRQQKGVLMSPVLRESLSDCIANGDQAIILMNRRGYSKIRVCSKCGETLYCKHCHIPLVYHKQYNALMCHYCAALYPVNMPCPSCGAETYEFVGGAIEKLEEEIHEWVADAKVIRMDRDTTQNVGAVEKILNAFRNREYNILLGTQMVAKGHDFPGVKLVGIVGADSGLGIPDFRSSERLYQLLSQTAGRAGRAESGGRVLIQTLNPTEPVMQFAIRHDFDGFANLESSNRQMAFYPPFCKLVEISCGSRDESLLRDTINRLDGILRKESSLTVLGPVDAFVPKVQNVFWVKLYVKTQNLSVVRKVLSPILNAPKAWVPGVEIKVELE; the protein is encoded by the coding sequence GTGGCAAAGAGAATTCCCAAGACATCGGCTCCCGAGATGGTCAAGGAACGCTGTAATGCGGCGTTGCTTTCCTGTTTTTGTGAGGTTTATATCCCTTTGTCCCCGTCAATTTTCATTTATGGTGTGCCTGAAGGCGCAAATATTGTACGGGGGAGCGTTGTTTGGGTGCAGCTGGCTCATCGCAAGCCAACGCTTGCTTTAGTGAGTCGAGTCCATTCCGAAAAGCCAAATTTTGACGTTCGATATGCGTGTCCGCATGAGTCTGGCTTTGTATTTTCCGAACGTTATATGGAATCGTTGGAATGGATGGCTAAGTATTATGTAAGTACGCCCATGCGTGCTTTGAACGTATTTTGGCCTGCTGATTTTGACAAGTTCCTTGATGCGCTGTTGGCTCAAAAGAACGCTGAACCTCGGGGCGAGGCTTTGTCGGATGGACCTAAATTGGAGGTCTGTTCTGACTTGCCGCCCTTGACAGATGAACAACGGACAGCACTAGCTAGTCTTGTTGAAGATTTGGACAAGGAAGGATTTCGTGGAACACTCCTGCATGGTGTGACCGGTAGCGGTAAGACGAGAGTTTATCAGGAATTGGTGCGTGAGGCGCTCAATCGTAATAAGCGTGTACTTATTCTGGTGCCCGAAATTGGTCTTACTCCGCAGACGGCATCAAGGTTCGAAGATTTTTTGAAAGTTCCGGTAGTTGTGTTACATTCCGCACTTTCGGCCCCGCAAAAAAGAGCGGGCTATTTGGCGGTCCTTGATGGTTCTGCTCAGGTTGTGCTTGGCACACGCAGTGCGATTCTTTCGCCTTTTGATTTTGATGTTGTCATTTTGGACGAAGAACATGACTCGTCATTTAAACAGCAGGACCCGGCTCCACGTTACCACACACGCGACCTAGCGTTTCACTTGGCGCAAAAATATGGAGCGCTTGTGGTGCTTGGCAGTGCAACTCCTTGCCTAGAAACGTACCGCAATGCAAAGGCCGGGAATCTAAAACTTTTGACACTCAAGAATCGCGCTACGGCTGCGCCGCTCCCCGAAGTCACTATTGTTGACATGGGAAAGGTTCGTCAGCAAAAAGGTGTACTCATGTCGCCTGTTTTGCGCGAGTCTTTGTCGGATTGTATTGCAAATGGAGATCAGGCGATTATCCTCATGAATCGTCGAGGATATTCGAAAATAAGAGTTTGTTCTAAATGTGGCGAAACTCTTTATTGCAAGCATTGCCATATCCCGCTTGTGTATCATAAACAGTATAATGCGCTGATGTGTCATTATTGCGCTGCGCTGTATCCGGTGAATATGCCGTGCCCGTCGTGCGGTGCCGAAACGTATGAATTTGTCGGTGGCGCGATTGAAAAACTTGAAGAAGAAATTCATGAATGGGTGGCCGATGCGAAGGTGATTCGCATGGACCGCGATACGACTCAGAATGTAGGCGCTGTCGAAAAAATCTTGAATGCGTTTAGAAATCGAGAATACAACATTTTGCTTGGAACGCAGATGGTTGCAAAGGGCCATGATTTTCCGGGTGTCAAACTCGTTGGAATTGTCGGTGCCGATTCTGGATTAGGGATTCCAGATTTCCGTTCGAGCGAAAGACTTTACCAATTGCTGAGCCAGACTGCTGGACGAGCTGGACGTGCCGAAAGCGGTGGGCGCGTGCTTATCCAAACGCTAAATCCTACAGAACCCGTGATGCAATTTGCAATTCGCCATGACTTTGATGGATTTGCAAATCTCGAATCATCAAATCGTCAAATGGCTTTTTACCCGCCGTTCTGTAAATTGGTAGAAATCAGTTGTGGTTCTCGTGATGAATCGCTTTTACGCGATACGATAAATCGCTTAGACGGTATTTTACGTAAAGAGTCTTCGCTGACGGTGCTTGGGCCTGTTGATGCTTTTGTCCCGAAAGTGCAAAATGTATTCTGGGTTAAGCTTTATGTAAAAACACAAAATCTTTCGGTTGTGCGTAAAGTCCTTTCTCCCATTTTAAATGCTCCCAAAGCATGGGTTCCCGGTGTTGAAATTAAAGTGGAATTAGAATAA